A section of the Chryseobacterium scophthalmum genome encodes:
- a CDS encoding pirin family protein — translation MTTKKIEIVVPPKPAHFVGDGFRVHNFIPGAYHLDMKRMDPFIMLDYNSKFHFNGSETPRGVGVHPHRGFETVTIAYQGKVEHHDSAGGGGIIGEGDIQWMTAASGILHKEYHEKEWSKTGGIFQMVQLWVNLPAKDKMSAPKYQAIKNSEIKRADLGENGFVEIIAGEYQNIKGSASTFSPVNLMNAKLKAGGKAEFNFPANFNTAALVIEGNILVNGEEKVKTDHLVLFKNEGENFTIEATEDSVVLILSGEPLNEPIFPHGPFVMNSREEIMQAFEDFNTGKFGYLED, via the coding sequence ATGACAACAAAAAAAATAGAAATCGTAGTTCCACCAAAACCTGCTCATTTTGTAGGTGATGGTTTCAGAGTACACAATTTTATTCCGGGTGCTTATCATTTAGATATGAAAAGAATGGATCCGTTTATTATGCTTGATTATAATTCTAAATTTCATTTCAACGGTTCAGAAACACCTCGAGGAGTTGGAGTACATCCACACAGAGGTTTTGAAACAGTAACGATTGCTTACCAAGGAAAAGTAGAGCATCACGACAGTGCAGGAGGCGGTGGAATTATCGGTGAAGGAGATATACAGTGGATGACTGCAGCAAGTGGAATTTTACATAAAGAATATCACGAAAAAGAATGGTCAAAAACTGGAGGTATTTTCCAAATGGTACAGCTTTGGGTAAACCTTCCTGCAAAAGATAAAATGAGTGCGCCAAAATATCAGGCCATAAAAAACTCAGAAATAAAAAGAGCAGATCTAGGTGAAAACGGGTTTGTGGAAATCATCGCTGGAGAATATCAAAATATAAAAGGTTCTGCCTCTACATTCAGTCCCGTGAATTTGATGAATGCTAAATTAAAAGCTGGAGGAAAAGCAGAATTTAATTTTCCTGCCAATTTTAATACCGCGGCGTTAGTGATTGAAGGAAACATCTTAGTGAATGGTGAAGAAAAAGTAAAAACTGACCATTTGGTTTTGTTTAAAAATGAAGGTGAAAACTTTACCATCGAAGCAACAGAAGATTCTGTGGTATTAATTTTAAGTGGCGAACCTTTAAATGAACCCATTTTTCCACACGGCCCTTTTGTAATGAACAGCAGAGAAGAGATCATGCAGGCTTTTGAAGATTTCAATACCGGAAAATTCGGGTATTTGGAAGATTAA
- a CDS encoding GNAT family N-acetyltransferase: protein MKPEFENIPLVKNEDKKRFEIEVNGHFAFIDYKETSQRIALIHTEAEPELSGTGAAAAIVEKTLIYIEESGKKLLPFCPYVFAFIKKNPDWKRIVDEKFEGYDKL, encoded by the coding sequence ATGAAACCAGAATTTGAAAACATTCCATTAGTAAAAAACGAAGATAAAAAGAGATTTGAGATCGAAGTAAACGGTCATTTCGCATTTATCGATTATAAGGAAACAAGCCAGCGAATCGCATTGATCCATACCGAAGCGGAGCCTGAATTATCAGGAACCGGAGCTGCCGCTGCAATCGTTGAAAAAACGTTGATCTATATTGAAGAAAGTGGCAAAAAATTACTTCCGTTCTGTCCGTATGTTTTTGCGTTCATCAAAAAAAATCCAGATTGGAAACGTATTGTAGACGAAAAATTTGAAGGGTACGATAAACTTTAA